One region of Cydia pomonella isolate Wapato2018A chromosome 25, ilCydPomo1, whole genome shotgun sequence genomic DNA includes:
- the LOC133531768 gene encoding protein slit isoform X2: MRLRHLQRLDLSRNELTAISRRTFRGLSALKSLHLDGNQLKCIDEKALENLKSLEVLTLNNNNLTYLSLEPAAVARLHTLRLTDNPVVCDCRVARLASAVKSTGILGVGARCQAPATLRGALLTDLEAHELICSGPTTAIPGECSAEPRCPPPCRCTPEGTVDCREKLLSELPSTIPHRATEIRLEQNEITEVGAGAFSTVKRIARIDLSNNKITKLAADAFTGLTHLTSLVLYGNKIKELPTGVFHGLSSLQLLLLNSNEITCVRKDTFRDLQNLKLLSLYDNNIRSLPNGTFAALTGIQTLHLGRNPFACDCSLRWLAAYLRKNPSLETSGAKCDSPKRMARKRIDALREDNFKCKPGEESANACADAAACPAPCSCEYAARAVSVACARQGLAEVPRDLPLNTDALLMPDNSLGQIKSDGLFGRLPDLIKLDFRNNGITVIEDNAFDGAANIQELLLDGNLLQTVTDKMFFGLHSLGTLSLTDNKIRCITPAAFDHLTMLSTLNLESNPLECNCHTAWLAGWLRVRRLAPGATCASPSQLRQAQLHALDQADFKCEPEDKGCLAADYCPAQCSCTGTVVRCSRAQLTALPNNIPRQTTELYLESNDITSISAEQIQHLTQLTRLDLSNNKIGVLANNTFQALTKLSTLIVSYNKLRCVQRDALKGLTQLRVLSLHGNNISMLADGVFRDLESISHVALGSNPLYCDCSTRWLSEWAKNAGEYVEPGIARCADPPAMRDKLILSTQSSAFVCKGKPPSEIVSKCDRCYNNPCRNGGACSATASGGFKCSCARGFHGMTCDAQIDACYGEPCANGVCQLLEEGRFHCSCQPGYTGVRCEVNIDDCAAHRCQNNATCIDQLEGYSCQCAPGYMGDFCEKKIPFCTTEFNPCANGATCSDHGSHYSCTCPRGYSGQNCTTNADDCVNHMCQNGATCVDGLDEYKCVCSAGYAGRYCEAAPHAALGTSPCAHHDCVHGVCYLPTVALALQDDIMMERMHNAPGDYLCKCAPGYSGRLCEYLTSLTFNHNDSLVELEPLRTSPQANVTLVFSTTQHHGVLMYFGDNEHLAVELFNGRIRISYDVGNHPTSTMYSFEMVSDGAYHKAELVAVKKNFTLRVDDGPARSIINEGNKEYLRLERPMYIGGVPEDVARDAFSKWHLRNITSFKGCVKEAWINHKRVDFVNAARMSRTAAGCGEDEPAPPAPPAVLQDPHHAPDPCVPNPCARGGRCVREDGPSDYSCRCRAGTAGAQCELRTSIGGAPVISQKMPQRKMAINNVQASPAAPSHKQQAEHAPAAAPNGACRKEATREYIVEGSCRSRRAVRSARCAGTRNGCGKQHCCAPRKTKKRKIRLVCPDGTRMSKDIEIVRKCACGKKCARTTPFH, from the exons AGACCTAAGCCGAAACGAGCTGACAGCGATCAGTCGACGAACCTTCCGTGGTCTGTCGGCCCTCAAGAGTCTACACCTGGATGGAAACCAGCTCAAATGCATCGATGAAAAGGCGCTGGAAAACTTAAAAAGCCTCGAAGTACT AACCTTAAACAACAACAACTTGACGTACTTGTCGCTGGAGCCGGCAGCAGTTGCGCGACTACACACGCTGCGACTGACCGACAACCCGGTCGTATGCGATTGTCGCGTCGCACGGTTGGCTAGCGCTGTGAAGAGTACGGGCATTTTGGGAGTTGGAGCAAG ATGCCAAGCCCCAGCCACATTAAGAGGAGCTCTTCTGACAGATTTGGAGGCACACGAGTTAATATGCAGTG GACCAACAACAGCAATCCCCGGCGAGTGCTCCGCCGAGCCGCGCTGCCCTCCACCCTGCCGCTGCACACCCGAGGGCACAGTTGACTGCAGAGAAAAACTTCTGTCCGAACTGCCTTCCACCATCCCGCATAGAGCTACTGAAAT TCGCTTAGAACAGAACGAGATAACCGAGGTCGGCGCCGGCGCATTTTCTACAGTGAAGCGGATCGCGCGCATTGATCTGAGCAACAACAAGATCACGAAGCTAGCTGCGGATGCGTTTACTGGACTAACGCACCTTACTTCTCT gGTTCTATAtggaaataaaatcaaagagtTGCCTACAGGAGTTTTCCACGGACTTTCTTCATTACAGTTGTT GTTACTGAATTCGAACGAAATTACCTGCGTACGAAAAGACACCTTCCGAGATCTTCAGAACTTGAAATTATT ATCTCTGTACGATAATAACATTAGGTCTCTTCCCAATGGCACTTTTGCTGCGTTGACCGGAATACAGACTTT ACACTTAGGTCGCAATCCGTTCGCCTGTGACTGCTCCCTTCGCTGGCTCGCCGCTTACCTCCGAAAAAACCCTAGCCTTGAGACTTCGGGAGCCAAATGTGACTCCCCGAAAAGGATGGCTCGCAAACGAATTGACGCTTTGAGAGAAGACAACTTTAAATGCAAAC CCGGCGAAGAGTCAGCCAACGCGTGCGCCGACGCGGCGGCGTGCCCGGCGCCGTGCTCGTGCGAGTACGCCGCGCGCGCCGTCAGCGTGGCGTGCGCGCGCCAGGGACTTGCTGAGGTGCCCAGGGACCTCCCACTTAATACAGATGCTCT attaatGCCTGACAACAGTCTTGGGCAGATCAAGTCAGACGGACTGTTTGGTCGGCTTCCTGACCTGATCAAACTGGACTTTAGGAACAATG GTATAACAGTGATAGAAGATAACGCATTCGACGGCGCTGCCAATATTCAAGAGTTGCTGCTGGACGGTAATCTCCTGCAGACCGTCACTGACAAGATGTTTTTTGGACTGCACAGTTTGGGCACTCT ATCTCTAACAGATAATAAGATCAGATGCATTACTCCAGCTGCCTTTGATCACCTGACTATGCTTTCTACACT AAACCTGGAAAGCAATCCCCTGGAATGCAACTGCCACACGGCCTGGTTGGCGGGCTGGCTGCGCGTGCGCCGGCTCGCCCCGGGGGCCACCTGCGCGTCGCCGTCGCAGCTACGCCAGGCGCAACTGCACGCCCTCGACCAGGCAGACTTCAAATGCGAAC CGGAAGACAAAGGCTGTTTAGCAGCTGATTATTGCCCTGCGCAGTGTTCTTGCACCGGCACCGTCGTGCGATGTTCCCGCGCACAACTGACTGCTCTACCCAACAATATACCAAGGCAGACAACTGAATT ATATCTAGAATCCAACGACATAACCAGCATCTCAGCGGAGCAGATCCAGCATCTAACGCAACTCACTCGCCTGGACCTATCCAACAACAAGATTGGCGTGCTCGCGAATAACACCTTCCAGGCACTCACGAAGTTATCGACGCTTATTGTCAGTTACAACAAGCTACGATGTGTCCAG cgCGACGCCCTCAAAGGCCTGACACAGCTTCGCGTCCTGTCTCTCCACGGGAACAACATCTCAATGCTCGCCGACGGAGTTTTCAGAGACTTGGAGTCAATCTCGCATGT TGCTCTCGGTTCCAACCCCCTCTACTGCGATTGCTCGACCCGCTGGTTGTCCGAATGGGCCAAGAACGCGGGCGAATACGTCGAGCCCGGCATAGCTCGCTGCGCCGACCCGCCTGCCATGAGAGACAAGCTCATACTGAGCACGCAATCTTCAGCGTTCGTTTGCAAAG GCAAGCCCCCATCCGAAATCGTATCAAAATGCGACCGCTGCTACAACAACCCGTGCCGCAACGGCGGCGCCTGCTCCGCAACCGCATCCGGTGGATTCAAGTGCTCTTGCGCAAGAGGCTTCCACGGCATGACGTGTGATGCGCAGATAGACGCGTGCTATGGGGAACCGTGTGCGAATGGCGTGTGCCAGCTGCTTGAAGAAGGACGGTTCCA CTGCTCCTGTCAGCCTGGCTACACCGGCGTGCGGTGTGAAGTCAACATCGATGACTGCGCCGCGCACCGCTGCCAGAACAACGCGACCTGCATTGATCAGCTTGAGGGGTACTCGTGTCAATGCGCCCCTGGATATATGG GCGACTTCTGCGAAAAGAAAATCCCCTTCTGCACAACAGAGTTCAACCCCTGCGCCAACGGGGCAACGTGCAGCGACCACGGTAGCCACTACTCCTGCACCTGTCCCAGAGGGTACTCGGGGCAGAACTGCACCACTAATGCTGATGATTGCGTCAATCATATGTGccag AACGGTGCCACCTGCGTGGACGGCCTCGACGAGTACAAATGTGTTTGCTCCGCCGGTTACGCTGGTCGTTACTGCGAGGCTGCACCTCACGCTGCACTTGGAACTTCTCCCTGTGCTCATCATGACTGTGTACACGGAGTGTGCTATCTGCCCACTGTCGCGCTGGCGCTGCAG GACGACATTATGATGGAGCGCATGCACAACGCGCCGGGCGACTACCTCTGCAAGTGCGCGCCCGGCTACTCTG GCCGCCTCTGCGAGTACCTCACATCGCTTACGTTCAATCACAACGACTCGCTGGTCGAGCTCGAACCGCTGCGCACGTCACCGCAAGCCAACGTCACTCTCG TGTTCAGCACAACTCAACACCACGGTGTGTTAATGTATTTCGGCGACAATGAGCACCTCGCTGTTGAGCTGTTCAACGGTCGCATACGCATCAGTTACGACGTTGGCAACCATCCTACTTCTACCATGTACAG CTTCGAAATGGTTTCGGACGGCGCGTACCACAAGGCAGAATTAGTCGCAGTCAAGAAAAACTTCACTTTGCGGGTCGACGACGGGCCAGCACGCTCCATTATCAATGAAG GCAACAAGGAATATCTCCGGCTTGAACGGCCCATGTATATCGGCGGCGTACCAGAAGATGTCGCTAGGGACGCCTTCAGCAAGTGGCATCTTCGGAACATCACCAGCTTTAAGG GTTGTGTGAAAGAAGCCTGGATCAACCACAAGCGCGTGGACTTCGTGAACGCGGCGCGCATGTCGCGCACGGCGGCGGGCTGCGGCGAGGACGAGccggcgccgcccgcgccgcccgccgtgcTGCAGGACCCCCACCACGCCCCG GATCCATGCGTGCCGAATCCGTGTGCGCGCGGCGGACGTTGTGTGCGCGAGGACGGGCCGTCGGACTACTCGTGCCGCTGCCGCGCGGGCACCGCCGGCGCGCAGTGCGAGCTGCGGACATCTATCG